A window of Benincasa hispida cultivar B227 chromosome 9, ASM972705v1, whole genome shotgun sequence genomic DNA:
gtattctttcattcattCTCAATGGAAGTTTTTGGTGATAGGGACTCTTGTCGTGATGAGTCTCTGGTAGCACGAGTCTTCCTTCTTAGTGTCCTTGTAATAAGAGTAGAGAAATTGGCAATTGAAAGGAAACTATACCTTGGCTATCTCTACTTTTCTCTAAAACCTTTCTTAGGAAGAGGAATGGAATTCAAGAAATTCTAATATGCTAGATCATTAGGTTTTTAAGGTCTGTTTAAATCTCAAAGCACATTCCTAGAGTAGGGACTACTTATGGGGGTTTTATCAAATCGTAAGGACTTTTAAATTCTACTTGTAAACCATAAGACTAAGTTCTAACTGTCCAATTCATGGATaccaaaattgtaatttaacaaTATAATTCCATCAAATTCACCTTTAATTCTAGTTTTGATTTCTAGTTCATAAGAATAGGATAAATATTAGTTGAAGTTCATGTGCCTGAACGCTCACAGTCAcagataaaaaagaaagaagaggatAAGCAGATTCCGATTTATTGTTATAAAAAACTAGTTTGGACGAAGTTTTTTCTCTTATctattttcttcaaaatcagCATACCAAAATTTAGTAACCCTTCTTAGGTTCTACAATTTAGAAATAATGACAATTGCTGCCTGCCCATATGAACGATCATGTCGTATAGATTTTCTATAGCTTTCACACATTTTTCTTATCTATCTAGCTTGAGCACAAGTCTTTCAAATCTGTAAAATCATGTGTCATTTGACATCTGGAATATACAGCCAGCTATCAAAGAAGCAAAAAGGCGAAGTACCGCAAGTAAAAGTACCTGCTTCAGATAGTAATGGAAAGTGAATACGAAAAGTGTGAGCTTGTCTTGATACCCTTGAATTATCAAAGACATTAGGGACTTATTGATTAAAGGGTGAGAGTTTCCATCACTTAACCTTGAGCAACTATACTGATCATTAGACAGTGGCAATGCCTTTTCCAAAAGCCTAAGATCTTCAATAAGCTTATTGAATTTTCTCGTACCTTACCTTTGTCTTCCCAACAAGTGATATTAAAGTTACCACCAATACTCCAAGGATCTTCAAAGTAGTAAAACAAGGTATGTAATTCGTCCCAAGGAATTCCCCTCCTGATAGTCTTCAGGACCATCCCCCCCTCCTTTTTGCCTCTAGTTGGTCTAGTAGTTCTAAACTATTTTGTGACAACTATCTATTATGAGTAATCTAACCCAAAAAACTTGGAGAAAATAGTCTAAATTAAATCGGTTGAATTGCAATAAAGAATATGGCTCTAAGTCCACTAGTGCCTTGTTACGAAGAGTTCATCACTGTAGCCCAACAAGATGAAAGAGAGACTTCAATCCAGTCCATAGTGCTACCCCCAATGTAAAATTTGTCATGCAAAGAACTTGACATTCTTGGGAATTCCTATCTAAAATGGAGCATAAAGGGGAAGAAAAGGAACAAGTGATATACAAACCTATGGATAAAGACATGCAAGAGAGTCCTTTCAAAGGATCGAGTGACCAAAAATCTTACTCTCCTGCTGAAAATGACTGaacaaagaaattaaaacaaaagtGTCTAAGGTCTACATCTACCTATGAGATAGGGCGATCAACTCAGAGTTGATTAACAAGGAAGTAGTCGGGGAGGAAATGGAGGATAGGTGACAAAGGCAAGGAGATAGAAGATTGGGATCTATCGTTCACACAATACTACCGAAAATATAAGTGTTGGAGCAGTCCCCAACCAAGACATATAATTTGACTCCAACGGGACATTTTCTTGGTTCCCCTTTCTTTAGTAATGAAAATGGCTCTTCTGCTTAGAAATGAAATGTTCCTGGAAATTCTTGCTCCCATTGGACCATTTGTATCTATATGCATTAGGATCCCGATTCATGGATCTCTCGGTTCGATCGATTAcgtattaatcaatattcgatTGATTGGTATGAGGTTCTCGATAAAAAAGATTTGTCTAAGTcactttgtttctttttgtccaagtttcttctctttttgTCTAACTCACTTCCTTTTTTCTTTGTGAGTTTCGGGAATATCCCCATTCATAGGTTCGAGATCCACATCTATGAATTGAAAGGTATGAATGATCAACTCTGCAATCAGTTGTTAGAATCAGTTGGAAAATCGTTCATTTGAAAAGATTGAAACCCCCAAAAATCGAAATTCTTGATCAATGGAGGAACAATATTACCATTTTTGTTCAATTCAATAAGATCCAAAGTGGATGATTGACTCATTCCATACTAGAAATAATAGTAGGAAATCCTTTGATAACACTTCTTTCTATCTCTCAATGATATCCCACAATCATGAAAATTGGCTAAATCCCGTGAAACCATTTCATAGAAGTTCATTGATATCTTCTTTTTATAAAGCAACTCGACTTCGATTCTTGAATAATCCACATCACTTTTGCCTCTATTGTAACAAAAGATTCCCTTTTTATGTGGATTATGTGGAAAAGGCCCGTATCAATAATTATGAGCAAACCACGGGGCGGTTCGtcctattcaaatattcatgACCAAGAAACTTGGGTCAGGGCACAACGTAACCAAGAGAGCCATTCATTTAGGGTTTTTTGTATGTCTTTGTATTTTCATTTTTGCTTGTTGAAAGCAGTTGTTTCTATAAAACATGGAAATTGTCGTAACCATTTAGCCATTGAGGCTTTCTAACAGATTTAGTATCAGGCATGTTAATGGTAATAATACTTGCATTCCAGGGTCAGATGGCTGGTAGAGCAACCATTGATGAAGCAGAAGAATTTATTTTGTGAGATTCGGGAGGAGGAAACCAAGTCCTGATCCAGAGAAATAATGAATTTGGACTTGGCCCTCAGAGAGTGCTAAATGGATTTTGTAGTAAGAGAGGAAATAAAATGAGGTGGACAATTACTCATCGAGTAAATTATTTCTGAAGTCACTATTCTGAGGGCTAACCCCAAATGACTGTTACCTAAAAATTCAGCTCAGACAAAACTTTCCAATTTTAGGTTTGTCATGAAGGACTTGATACAAATTTGAAGCTTCTAAAAATTTATGACCCCGTTGCCTGGTTTGGTTCCCACTTGTATGAAAAGCAGTTAAAATGCAATGCCAGGGCCCATGTGCTACTTTTCTGTTCTTATGACAAGTGTCTGGTAGTGTTGGGAGTCCGTCCTCTATTTCGACCTCTCTTCGGGGCTATGGAGTTTACATTGGTGCTGTATTGGGTTTGAAATTCTCACTACCAATGCAAACccaattttccctttttaattttgaatttttatgagTATTGTGAAGTCCAATTCAACCTGAAACTCGACTTCCATCAAAAGTAAGGAACAGCTTGAAGACATTATATATCTATTATAGGAGTTGTCATTAGTTTTCCATGAGCAGTTGTTCCCTATTCAATTTGAGCCATTAAGACATTATAGGAGTTGGTCATTTGACTGGTAGATAATTCTTCTGTTACATGTTATAATAACCATTCCAATGTTGGATTTCTTATTGAAACAATGTTACACCAAAATGTGGGGCACATGTAGAatacttcttttatttttttatgtgaaCTATTCATTAGTTCTTTTGCTACTGCCCcctttggtttttaatttttatttggtgaTCAGGGTAGCATTTGCAAGTTTGCAGCAGAGACCTATGATCCAAATGAATGGTCGTAACTTCTCTTCAGATAATGGTGCGGCATCTGtcttttcttaattatttttgcCTGTGTTTCATCATGAACATTTCGTGGGCATTAGTTGGAATGCTGTTAGCTGATGCGGTCATCATGCTTGCAACATTAGGAAAGGACACTTAATATGACACTAATTGGAGAACCCTTATGTAATCTCCAATGGTTTCCTCTTCTGCATTCCATGTCATGAACGAAAGGTTTAGTTCCTTAACATAAAAAGACTGAAAAAAATGCCATCTTTCTTTCATcatcatttataacaaaaattatatttttttcggGGGTGGGGGGACAATGAACAGAATTTTCATTTCACAGTAAAATCTAGTAACTGTGATGCCATTAATGAAGGATATCTATCTCAGTTGTGAGTTCCAAATGGTGTGTAAGATGTTGCATTTAGGTAAAAATTGCTGATACAGTTTTAACTTTGTTATACTGACATCACTTTGAGGAATTGGAATGATTTATTTACTCGTCCATTAAATTTGGCATTGAATCATAATTGAGAGTGTTTGGGCATGCTGTTGTATGAGACTTAAAGCAATATCCATTTTGATGTTGCTTGCTTGCTTatttattcaatgaaaaatatattGCAAGCTCTCTCTGTGCACAAATTTCTTTTTCGTTAGTTGTATTTGTGCATGCAAACCCTTTTGTCTTTTTGTAATTAACTTATTGTCATGTTTGGTATGAAAGGGGACCTGCTTGACGTTGTGGTCCCTCCATTGGCTGAGTCTATTACTGATGGAACTCTGGCAAAATTCCTGAAGAGTATGTCCTTTATTTTTCAAGTATATGGATTGTTGGTACGTAATACACAAATCTTTTTTGGTTAGTAAGAATTATTCTGATATGTTGAGGGCAGATCCGGGTGATAGAGTAGAATTGGATGAAGCAATTGCTCAAATTGAAACAGATAAGGTGCTGGTTTTTAGATTTGtagttgaaaattgattttctttccCTTCCCCTATGAAAATGATATACGTTTCATATTTTAAATCCTCTGCTCATCATTTTCTATCAGGTTACTATTGATGTCACTAGTCCAGGGGCTGGTATTATTCAGAAGGTGACTATTTTTGGCCCTGCTAGTTAATTTCCTTATCTAGGCTTTTTGTAAATTGATgactaattaatataaatgcTGTCAGTTTGTTGCTAAGGAAGGAGATACGGTGGAACCAGGTACCAAGGTCGCTGTTATTTCAAAATCTGGTGAAGGTGTAACTCATGTTGCTCCTTCTGAGAAGACATCAGAGCAAGCTGCACCTCAGGCTGCTCCAgctgaaaaaatagaaaagccTAAAGCTGAAACTACGGTCAGTGAGAAGCCTAAAGCACCATCTCCACCGCCTCCTAAACGTTCAGCTACAGAACCCCAGCTTCCACCGAAGGATAGGGAAAGACGAGTAAGAACATAATTTAAAATGTGCAGGGCTTTAATATGTATTCACCTGTTTTCTGTAAGTTTGTAATGACTAGCTTTACTCGGAATTGTCATGACTTTAGGTTCCAATGACAAGGCTTCGAAAGAGGGTTGCTACACGATTGAAAGATTCTCAGAACACATTTGCTATGTTGACGACGTTTAATGAAGTTGACATGTAGGTTTACACCTATTGTATTATCTGACTTCCAGCAGGTTTTTTTGCATTGGGTTTCCTCTACCTATGTAGAAACTATCGTTGCAGGCTTCTATTTGCTTCTATTTTACCTTGAACGTTGTTAGTTTCAATTTCTTTTGTCTGTCATGTCATGCCTGGATGCTATTGAAAGTGAAAGACTGATTTTGTTATTAGTTAATCTGTTCCTCCCATTTTGTACATGTAAACCCACTTAGGCTGGAGTTATCTTTAGGGCATTTTAAGGATATGTGGAGGGGTTTTCAGTTACCTATTGGATGCATTTATTAGTACGAACTCCTGTTAGTTGGCTTTATCCTCACATCTCTTGCATTAGTTAATCTAATCCTCGTCATTTTCAACAGACTCTTTACAACTTCATTTTAACTTACGAATTGCTTCTACATAGGACAAATTTGATGAAGCTTCGTTCTGATTACAAGGATGCTTTTGCTGAGAAGCACGGAGTCAAGTTGGGTCTTATGTCTGGATTTATCAAAGTATGTATCTGTCAACTTTGtggatatgtttttttttttttttttttttcggtttTAAATATTCTTTTCCAGATATGAGTGCGAGATATGAGTGTATGCCAATTCATTTTCTTCCGTTCATGTTTCAGGCTGCTGTCAGTGGGCTTCAGAATCAACCTATTATTAATGCTGTGATTGACGGGGATGATATCATATACAGAGACTACATAGACATTAGCATAGCCGTTGGCACTCCCAAGGTTTGTTGCAGTTTTGATTTTGTTGTAAAGGACCTAATGGTTAATTGCAAACAGAAAAGGGGAGAGTTATCTTATCAAATCCCTGCTTGTTTATGCCCATTGATTCCTCCTGATTTTTTAATAGATTCCTTACCATATCCTTACCATATTCTAGCTTTGCTCTTCAACTCGTGAGGTTTAAAATGTACGAGCGTTACTCTTCTGAGATGGCCCATATTTTGTAATGGTCGATCACCACATGTGAAGTTTTAAGGGCCATCTTCTAGGAATTTCTGGTCTCTTAAGTATGACATCAAATCAGCTTGAATTCAGCGGTCACAATACAAATATAAATTAGCCTGGACCAAAATCTATTGAAAGAACTGATGGTTCTGCTTACAAGTTACGATGTAGATCATAAATTATGAAGGGATACAAGGTTGCAACATTATGTTTCATCATTTTTCCTTGCAGGGTCTTGTTGTGCCAGTCATTCGAAATGCTGATAAGATGAATTTTGCTGAGATAGAGAAGGAGATAAACACCCTTGCAAAGAAGGCAAATGATGGTACCATATCAATTGACGAGATGGCTGGAGGTTCCTTCACCGTATCTAATGGTGGTGTTTATGGAAGCCTTTTGAGTACCCCCATTATTAATCCCCCTCAGGTTTGTGTTTATAAATCTTGCCTCCCCGCCCCCTCCACAAGAAGACACCATCCTTGGTGGGAGAAGCAACTTGCCTTCTACACTATtgaatgcaattttcatattagCTAAATTGATTTTAACCATTTAGAATCAGTCAAACGCGCGTTTAGTTTAATACGAACAAAGATATCCATGGAAATTTATTTTGGTCGATTGGGGTCATTGGTCAGCATATTCCCTCACATCCTAAATGTTCGATGCATTAGTATCCATGATTTGCTGGTTCATTAATTCTAAAACTGGACTGCACTATTACCATCTTTCTTAGATGTCTCTTCATTCTTGTTCTTGATAAGAAACCGGAATTTGAAATTTCTTGGCAGTCGGCAATCTTGGGAATGCACTCGATCGTCTCCCGTCCTGTGGTGGTTGGAGGCAATGTTGTCCCAAGGCCAATGATGTACATTGCTCTAACATATGACCATAGACTCATTGATGGGAGAGAGGCAGTGTTCTTTTTGCGCCGCATCAAAGATGTTGTGGAAGACCCACGAAGACTTCTCCTTGACATATAAAGTCTCCAAAACCAACAGCTATTATGAAGAAAATCTTCAGCATGTGGTGTTTCCAGAGGGTAAAACTTCAAaccttaaagaaaaaaaatcatttcggAAATAAAATACTCAGTTTTCTTCAGATTTCAAGTTTTGTAGGGATATTATTTCCATACTTGTGCTCCCATAAGTTATTGCGGCTTGTCTCATAAATTGATACTGAAATGAGAGATCTTTGTTGGAAAGCATGTTTTTAAAGCGGTTTTCCATGAATTTGTGAGCTGTGGGAATTGCCACGTTCCATACTGTTGAAATGTTTTCGTATTTGATTTGATAGAGTGATATCTCTatgagattttattattttacccaAACTTGAAATATGTCAAGTTCCgagctttgatttttttttttagtgttatAAGCAGTAAGCTCTTTATTGCGTAAGTTTTACAGGGTTTTCCTTTCGTGGTGCAAATCGAACTCAGCATGGCGAGGTTGCTGACAATTAATTCGGAGCTTACAAGTTCTTGGTTCTTTCTTTATGGGTTAtgccttggatagttgaaattttcttagttttcaatAATTACATTTACAATTGAGGTGTATTTGGCTGTTGACTAAGCTAGACTATGGGGAGGTAGCATGAAAacctttcttctttcctttcaaAGTCCTAGTTTAATAATCTTAATGCCTTTGCGGGCTTtgggaaggaggaaaagaaaaaggaccATTGATTGCTGGTTACAGCTCATTATTTTGTAATCGCCTGCTAAAAATATGGATTTTAAGGGCATGCATTTTACATCAAGAACAAGAATCAcacccaaaaaaagaaaatcatgaaATAGTGGAACATAGGAAATATTTCCTAGAAACATTGaatccaaatttgaattttttaattttttaattttctaggAATACGAGTTCAATCTTGACTTCAACcaacaaagagaaaaaagaaaagtgaaagTATAAGAATAGATAAGTACCGTATTCAACTATGAGGTCATAAGGCAGAATCCGTTTGTTTTAAGATTTGAGTCATTGTTaagtaactatttggttttttgtttttatttttgaaaattaaatttatagactacttttatatctaaatttcttcttttattatcaattttttagtcaattttaaaagctactcctaaatttgaaaactaaaagaatagtttttaaaaatttgtttttatttttagaatttgattaagaatttaacaattgtatttaaaaattataagaaatgtaAAGGAAATAATGAAGATACCAAATAGGCTTACGTTTTAGATTTtatctctttttcctttttgttggATGAGAAGTAGATAAGAATTTCCACAAATGTTGCTGGTTGGGTTCAGTTTATCCTTTTGATGACCAAAAGGTACCTCATGGTTAGATTGTGAATAATCGCTCTCATTAAAAGGATGAAGGGAATCCTGCAAGCCTCAACATTAGTGATTGTATATGTAATGGTGTGAATTgcaattttttaattcttaaataaaTTTCTTTCGAATTATTATTGGAATCGACAATAATCAGCGCATACGGGAAATGAGGAgtgtttttagtttatttggTATGGAAAGAATAACCTTCAATGctaaaatgaataattaataattGTCTTGGCAACGAAGTGATGTCATTTCAATCTTTTACCTAAACTAGCCTTTTAGAGAATTTTGTAAGTTTAATTAATAGATTTTatggaaaaatatctttttggtcccTTGATTGTGgatctaatttttatttcaaaatgttatacaattaattaattttgaatttggtttcaatttagtctctaagttttaaaatattacaattttaccatttgaattttgcttcaatttgatttttatgtttGAAGATCTACACTTTTAACTTAgatttttttagtaaatatgTATTTTCTGTCATTAGTGTTagtttatgttaaaaaatttaaaatcattaagaaaataataattaattcactattttttattacttttaaaattaaatttaagtttaattttaattaggaaaattgttttaaatgagaaaactattgaaaatattttcaaatatagcaaatgtCATAATCTATCggtaatagacactgatagtagtctatcactatcgctaatagacaatgacattttactgtatttgtaaatatttttgttcattttatatttgaaaacccttttaattaattaataggaGAAGATGTCGAGATAAAGTGGCAGACAGAGTAAATAGACGGTAGACGGGAATACTGACCCTACCAATCGAGACCTTGAGGTCAGAAGAAACCTAGTGGCAAGGAAGAGAAGAGTTAGAGAACTTGTGAATTAGGAGACGACATCAGAGGGAGAGTCGAGTACGCCTCAAGCCAGGACAGATCCTCAGTTAGAGGATAGAGTGTTTGACAGAATTGCTCAGAAATTAGCGGTCAGTGTAAGTTCAGTATAGGCAGACTCTGAGAAGAAATATAGCATTGAAAGGCTCAAAGCCCTAGGTGCAGTGACTTTTGAGGGCACTGCAGACCCTGCAGAGGTGGAAATATTGTTGGATTTGATAGAGAAACGTTTCAATATTATGGGCTGTTCGGAAGATCGGAAAGTCGGACTAGCTGTGTTTTTGTTACATAAAGGAGCGGAAAAGTGGTGGAAGGTGGTATCCGCCAAAAGAAACAGTTCAGATGTAATGATGTGCCATGAGTTTAGGAAGATTTTTGAAGACAAATATTATCCCataataaaggtgttattgaatatgtctattgcttgaatagaaatccaataaacctaaaagtctcttgactattggatgagtacttcaactttatgtggagatataaaggtggatcaggttcgagtaaatagtcaaaatgatctatagtatatgaataaggttgggtaccttattctggtaacgttATTAGATGCggtctgctctgtagttgttacaaggagttgtaaggtgctacaaacttAGTGATCCTAATTCTTTCATGTTGCACATGAGGAATGGGGGTGTgaaagatcggaccacgaaatgagtcactcttactttataacgttgtttactgtaagactgactatttcaaaacgatgacttagataacttgacctaactatgaactcctgtttattcggtattacctttagatttgcataggtgagggttggctcaacaacgctgactcaataagactcctatttcaagggtaagactagatagatagttggggatatagagtgcaagagggaattcactcctacctgcttttagggatagtcgagaggttgttcccttgagtgctgattctggggcttgaacaagggatcccgccctctcatttggcatgagagggacttggttttgttgattggatcacaaaaaaattgttcatcaagggatcagtggggacttaaggaacaagaggtaatttcaagggtaaaacagagacttgactcagccgttattacaaacaacctgtgaagagttaacttactaatcatggttatatcgagtggacacaatatatctacagtgaggggagttaaactatggactttagtggagtgactcattagttaatgaatgggggttagatcggtctaatgagtttagccgattaatctcggatcgtcgGAGcctataatctgtaggtccatgaggtcccctactagcttggaaatggattagctctagagtagcgtgataagttaatttgaaatgttcaaattagaatcaaacggaattggagaaaatatatttaaatatgatttaaatatatgaagatgaatttgtgtaaaaaagtaatttaatattggatattaaattaattagaattatttaaattgtttaaataattgtttattaattttattaaaaaattaatttataaaattaataaattttgaatttagaaataaaatatgattttaaaatcaaaaggaattttagaaatagaattgcacaaaaaggaaaaatgggtttttccatctTCAGAACTTACTCACTAGAAACCCACTACCTTcaagcttcaataactccaagcattaggtgcatctcatgcagcaaatctctttgcatgatagtctgcattatattgaagagattggaatgAAGTTGAAACGATGCAACCGAtagaatttttctgaaaaattcttgaagaagaaggtgttcttcaatgggtgattcagtgagctttctccaaaatttcctttgattccagcttattttgactcccacaactcaatctagagcatcaagaggatagtagggaagatcttgtggcggtctacacaaagatttggaggaatttgcagctagaaatcaagatttcaacggttaggtcaaggtatgttcttgaaacccattaaactctgttttagcatgttttcttttctgccaaaattaatgaattagagtgcttatggatcctgtcTGCTTCCGCTGTGTGTTGATGTCGATCCAACGGACAGTAGAATATGAACAGAAGTTTACTGAGTCATCACAATACGCTCTTCCAATCATAGCAGAAGAGAAGGACAAGTGTAGGAGATTTAAGAATGGTTGAGGAAGGAAATCAGAACTCCGTTAACTTCTACTGCTAATTGGTTGAACTTTAACCAGTTAGTGGAGACCGCTATTCGAGTTGGGCAGAGTTTGACAGATGATGAACAACTACAGAAGGACCGATATATGTCAGTGGGGCCGAAAGACAGAGGATTCTGCCAGTTGTAGGCCAGTCGGGTATGGGTAAATCAGAGGTATGAATTGGCAAGAATCCAGGAGGAAGAGATCTCGACCCTTGGCTAGCACAACTAATCGGTCAGAAGTAGCACGTGCTGGTGAGTCAGTCGCCAGTACAGATCGGAAACCACTGTGTCAAAATTGTGGTAAGAGGCACCTGGGAGTATGTTACAGTGGGAGCGGTGTTTGCTTCTAGTGTGGGTAAGCATGACATTTCAAGAAGGAATGTCTTTAGTTGACCAGAGAGGCCCAGGTAGTATAACGGGTAACATCTTAGACTGTTAACCAACTGAGAGGTGTTGGAAATAGAGGAAAAGGATCAAGCGGTGCGAAGCAAAAGGGTGTAGTAGGCCGACCCTAGTAATAGGGGCATGTGTATGCAGTTATGCACCAGGAAGCCGCAGAATCTCCATACGTGGTAACTGGTAATGTGACTTTATGTAGACAGCCTgcatatgttttatttgatcctggtgccaCTCATGCCTTTGTATCTAGCATGTTTGCATCACATTTAGATAGGTTTTCTGAAAGCATGTCTAAGGATAGTGTTGCAAACACTGCGAGAGAAGCAATTGTATGCGAAATtcagtaaatatgatttctgACTAGAGCAAATAGTGTTTTTGGGTCATGTAGTTTCTGCAGCCGGAGTTAGTGTAGACCCTCAGAAGATGGAAGCCGTAGTAAATTGGAAAGACCCACCAATGCATCTGAAGTACATAATTTCTTAGGTCTAGCAAGTTACTATAGACGGTTTGTAGAAGGTTTCTTGAAGATAGACCTCCCGTTGAAGAATCTAACTAGGAAGGATGTAAGATTTGAATAGTCCTCTGATTGTGAATGGAGTTTTCAGGAGTTGAAGCGGAGATTAGTGTCTGTACCTATACTTACATTACCCACTCCAGGTAAAGAATTTGAGATATATTGTGATGCGTCCCGACAGGGACTAGGTTGTGTTTTGATGCAGGACGGGAAAGTGGTAGCTTATATCTCCCGACAGCTAAAAAAGCATGAATGCAACTATCTCACTCATGATCTGGAATTGGCGGTAGTGGTTTTAGCTCTAAAGCTTGGGAGACATTATTTGTTCGAAGAGCGCTGCCATATATTCAGTGATCATGAGAGTTtgaagtatatctttgatcagaaagaGCTGAACTTGAGGCAAAGAAGATGGATCGAACTAATCAAAGATTATGATTGTACGATTGAATATCACTCTTAGCAAATGTAGTGGTTGATGCTCTAAGTAGGAAGTCGACAGGGTCCAGAGCTACTATTTGTTTA
This region includes:
- the LOC120085665 gene encoding dihydrolipoyllysine-residue succinyltransferase component of 2-oxoglutarate dehydrogenase complex 1, mitochondrial isoform X2 produces the protein MSFGVVRRRIASGGSNLYLRGLRPSISAGRVRSGAEKEILHQCRSFGHVRNFSHLLSPGGLASPQSLRVAFASLQQRPMIQMNGRNFSSDNGDLLDVVVPPLAESITDGTLAKFLKNPGDRVELDEAIAQIETDKVTIDVTSPGAGIIQKFVAKEGDTVEPGTKVAVISKSGEGVTHVAPSEKTSEQAAPQAAPAEKIEKPKAETTVSEKPKAPSPPPPKRSATEPQLPPKDRERRVPMTRLRKRVATRLKDSQNTFAMLTTFNEVDMTNLMKLRSDYKDAFAEKHGVKLGLMSGFIKAAVSGLQNQPIINAVIDGDDIIYRDYIDISIAVGTPKGLVVPVIRNADKMNFAEIEKEINTLAKKANDGTISIDEMAGGSFTVSNGGVYGSLLSTPIINPPQSAILGMHSIVSRPVVVGGNVVPRPMMYIALTYDHRLIDGREAVFFLRRIKDVVEDPRRLLLDI
- the LOC120085665 gene encoding dihydrolipoyllysine-residue succinyltransferase component of 2-oxoglutarate dehydrogenase complex 2, mitochondrial isoform X1; protein product: MSFGVVRRRIASGGSNLFSAQYLRGLRPSISAGRVRSGAEKEILHQCRSFGHVRNFSHLLSPGGLASPQSLRVAFASLQQRPMIQMNGRNFSSDNGDLLDVVVPPLAESITDGTLAKFLKNPGDRVELDEAIAQIETDKVTIDVTSPGAGIIQKFVAKEGDTVEPGTKVAVISKSGEGVTHVAPSEKTSEQAAPQAAPAEKIEKPKAETTVSEKPKAPSPPPPKRSATEPQLPPKDRERRVPMTRLRKRVATRLKDSQNTFAMLTTFNEVDMTNLMKLRSDYKDAFAEKHGVKLGLMSGFIKAAVSGLQNQPIINAVIDGDDIIYRDYIDISIAVGTPKGLVVPVIRNADKMNFAEIEKEINTLAKKANDGTISIDEMAGGSFTVSNGGVYGSLLSTPIINPPQSAILGMHSIVSRPVVVGGNVVPRPMMYIALTYDHRLIDGREAVFFLRRIKDVVEDPRRLLLDI